In Papaver somniferum cultivar HN1 chromosome 9, ASM357369v1, whole genome shotgun sequence, the genomic stretch ATGAATGAAATACATATATTTTGCTCAAATAGTAGTAGGAATCATGTATTACACCcataagaattaatttaaatctgACTTTGTTTGACTAAAAGAGATGGACTGCGATCCTTTGAGGTGACAGATCAATTGTGTTAGAACACCTCTCGGCAAAACTCGAAAGTAttactatctcaaacttgttggcaATATTAGTtgcaatgataataataataagactAATGAATTCATAATGCATCTATTCCTAACTTTATGAAATAATaagactttttgcattaatttataaCACATGTGACTCTCATGTATTAAACATAtaacaaataaataataatacatttcgATGTATAAGTTACGAAATAATTTATGTCCCTTCATTTTAAACCAATTATTTTGCTACATAAGTTGTGTCCATTAATTTTAGACCTGTTATTCTGCACTTTGCTACATAGGCccattgtttgaaaaatattgttgATTCTTAAGAAAGACATGTCtataatttgggggaaaacatgaAGATGATGAAGTAAATGTATCGGTAATGGTTCTCCATGTTCTCAGCAACAAGAAAAAGAGTCCTGCAGCAAATGCGTCAAACAACAGTTGTTGATGAAAGGAATAATATGAGCAGCCGAGTTATTGAAAAATGTTGGAACGAAGCAGAAAAATTCAAGATTCTAATGTTGGAATGCAATACATGCAAGGAAAAAAACCGTAAAATAGGAAGACAAGTGTGGGCAACCAAATCCGAAGTAATACATTGATTTCATAAGTTACATATTAATCTCGGAACACAAAAGCAAAATACAATTTCAATTCACCAACCCACCCATACATGAACAATGAAACATGATGACTTACAACACAATAATACCAAAGTAAAGCAGATTAGACATTTCAATTTCTAAGATATGAAAATTCCATgattaaagaatcaaactgaTCAATGGTGTCGGAGAGCCAAAGCTGACATGATAACCAAAATGATAAAGATGAGAACACTTGCAAATGAAGCTACCACTGCACCACTGGTTTGTTGGCAGAACTCATTGAACTGTTGGCATATTTCGATCCAGTTTGCCCTTCTATTTCCTACATGAGCCAAGTATACAATAATAGCAGCTGAAACAACACCAGTCAATGTCAAAGCGAGCATCACCTGTAACGGAGGACATTTACATTTAACAGGTTGTAAATCATAGAAAAATCAACGATTAGGAGAAGAAGAAATCGATAAACTAGTGTGTGAAATACATACTGTGTCTGCGATTAGGAGAAGTAGCCTTGCTCCTACAATACTGGGGCAAATAATGCTAATAAGGAAGAATGGAAGAGATTGGAGAAGATATCTACAAGCTATCACATTGGCCGCAACAAAAAaccttcaaaaatatttttaaaaaaaaaacttaaattatACACAAAAATGCATATTAAATATAGCGCAATGAAATGGCTGAtcaaaggagaagaaaaaaaactagcaTGAATGTCGTAAATACGTGCGTGAGGGCGGGGAGATCTTGGAAAGTAGCCCTGAATTGGAAGTGATGCGTAAATAAGGGAAGAATTTGATCAGAAGTTCCCATGGTAACAACAGCAGTGAGGAGGACAACAACTCCGTAAAGCCTTAGAAAACCATGGTTTTCCACCAAGATTTTATCATACCATGTGGGAAACTGTTGGAAATGATTTAGTTGAAATGGTACGAGCTTTGATTCCAAAGAATAGATTTTATAAGAGTCCTATACATTTTAGACTAATAAGTTTATGTAATACTTCATATAAAGTTATTTCTAAGCTTTTAGCAAGTCATCTTAGAGAAAACTATTATTCCTTATCAAATTGCTTTTGTTGTTGATAGATGCATTACTGATAACATTGTGATTCCTCATGAATTTGTTGATTCTATGAAAAAGAccaaagtcttgatttctagtctacttatagttaagtctcggactaggatagaaagtgtagttgagctcaagactccatgacgatcatcatacaaagatgaagaactactcaaggaacttgtggaacttcatcgaataaaaggtatgtggagacttgaacttttctatcactcaaaagtctatctactctatctcttatcttgagacaaaagtcgtattgctatatagactttgattatacacatttgttatttcgagtcgagtttatctcgtgtatctatttctcgaaatatgtgttggtaagatttttctttgtccaagttcatctttactaatgacgaaagtcatattaagtttcaattaactgaaaatggctttgacgaaaaatggtttgtgaataacaatcatataacgtcctctaagaatgtttcaatgattgaaatgagagttagaatatataaccttggaaggatataaacattgtgtagtaacacatatgtgtgtaagtccttattccttgaaccaaagtatgcgtactttgctgctcaggaaaaccggaactaaagtccacgtaccagtacgcgcaccatcggaagttcacgtccggtgaaaatctgctggagtttgtgaactgaaaacaaactcattccgggtacttaagtccgcgtaccagttcgcgtacttaggttggttattttctaaaaacgattattcgtgaacttaaacttatataaactaagcaatacataattgcaaaccgtggctataaagttcataaatttattcgagtgaatcaaatcgtttttgcttcgattgtgtcttgtatacttctataagatctaagcaactgaaaaaatctctaactagttcatttgagtcatttgaattagttgtggtaaagaagaatatagttgatatggaagtgctcatatggctaagcatttggttaactactgttgaaccaactaagtgtacatttttgggtacggttacataaacctaaataaacgtgcatttcatttgtgtgtaacaagctaagttcgatctaacggttgaaagatattaacttgaatctaatcaggttttcatctaacggtgaatattgaatgctttgttaccaaggtaacttagattgcaaaccatgatttgaaagtctatataaaggagaactctagcaactgggaaacctaatccctacaccttctgtgtgatactagttgtattagctagagtcgtttctcctttaaccttaggtttctcgagaccctgtaggtta encodes the following:
- the LOC113308234 gene encoding casparian strip membrane protein 3-like: MGTSDQILPLFTHHFQFRATFQDLPALTFFVAANVIACRYLLQSLPFFLISIICPSIVGARLLLLIADTVMLALTLTGVVSAAIIVYLAHVGNRRANWIEICQQFNEFCQQTSGAVVASFASVLIFIILVIMSALALRHH